The Pedobacter roseus genome contains a region encoding:
- a CDS encoding UbiA prenyltransferase family protein — MLGKIIRFIFFGNYFVGILAVALTLEATLQLRLPFNSLNYYLLLFLAPTIYYTYAYNKVSTAPSTTNPRNQWYFKHKKFINWSQAVLFISCMLLAINLLYQNFQHILALPFSYWVAIVIIIVAGGLYYGLLPKSFLKFNLRNTGWLKAFVIGFVWACCANVLPLIMLKIETGVGYHDSVLWTWLFIKNWMFCTVNAIIFDIKDYPTDANKHLRTFVVRYGLRRTIFNILIPLLIIGLISLGIFASYKGFGIPQVLFNVLPFILTIYVAYSMHRRKNILYYLMVIDGLILFKAICGMIGMQFVH; from the coding sequence ATGCTCGGTAAAATAATCAGATTTATTTTCTTTGGAAACTACTTTGTAGGGATTTTGGCAGTAGCCCTTACCCTCGAAGCTACCCTTCAATTAAGGCTGCCTTTTAACTCCCTCAATTATTACCTGTTGTTATTTTTGGCACCAACCATTTATTATACCTACGCTTATAATAAAGTTTCTACTGCACCATCCACCACCAATCCCCGCAATCAATGGTATTTCAAGCATAAGAAATTTATCAATTGGAGTCAGGCTGTTCTCTTTATCAGTTGCATGTTGTTGGCAATTAATCTGCTATATCAGAACTTTCAGCATATTCTCGCACTTCCGTTCAGTTATTGGGTGGCTATTGTAATTATTATTGTTGCAGGAGGTTTATACTACGGTTTATTGCCTAAATCTTTCCTCAAATTCAATCTGCGTAATACTGGTTGGTTAAAAGCCTTCGTTATTGGTTTTGTTTGGGCCTGTTGCGCCAATGTACTACCCTTGATTATGCTTAAAATTGAAACAGGGGTAGGCTACCACGATTCTGTGTTGTGGACCTGGTTGTTTATTAAAAACTGGATGTTCTGCACCGTAAATGCAATCATTTTTGATATTAAAGATTACCCAACTGATGCCAATAAACATCTAAGGACTTTTGTAGTGCGATACGGCTTGAGGAGAACCATTTTTAACATCTTGATTCCACTGTTAATTATCGGTTTAATCTCGCTAGGCATATTTGCCAGTTACAAAGGCTTCGGAATACCACAGGTTTTATTTAATGTTTTGCCGTTTATATTAACCATTTACGTGGCCTATTCTATGCACAGAAGAAAAAACATCCTCTATTATCTGATGGTAATTGATGGATTGATTTTGTTTAAGGCAATATGTGGGATGATAGGGATGCAGTTTGTGCATTAA
- the recO gene encoding DNA repair protein RecO produces the protein MLHKVRGIVLKTTDYSESSVVVQVLTDKFGMQSYLINGVKKPKAKIKMNMLQSLHLLDMVVYHKVNTNIQRISEVRQTPVFKSIPYDVIKTSIVIFLNEVLYKSIRQQSADESLFDYIFNSIAWFDEVEEINPNFHLSFLLKLTRFLGFSPNGKRRNDQIYFDLQEGEFTSRLPIHSNYLQLDDANGFISLFNSPLEKISEIKLSNTQRRFLLDKILVFYTLHTASFGVVQSHKILETLLS, from the coding sequence ATGTTACACAAAGTTAGAGGTATTGTATTAAAGACCACCGATTACAGCGAAAGCAGTGTGGTGGTTCAGGTGCTTACCGATAAATTCGGAATGCAATCTTACCTTATTAATGGAGTTAAAAAACCGAAGGCCAAGATTAAAATGAACATGTTGCAGTCGCTACATTTGTTGGATATGGTGGTTTATCATAAAGTAAATACCAATATTCAGCGGATATCGGAAGTGCGGCAAACGCCTGTTTTTAAGAGTATCCCTTATGATGTGATTAAAACCAGCATTGTTATTTTTTTAAATGAGGTGCTGTATAAAAGCATCCGGCAGCAATCGGCTGATGAAAGTTTATTCGATTACATTTTCAATTCAATCGCCTGGTTTGACGAGGTGGAAGAGATAAACCCAAATTTTCATTTATCCTTTTTATTAAAACTTACAAGATTTTTAGGCTTTTCTCCTAACGGAAAAAGAAGGAACGATCAGATTTATTTCGATTTACAGGAAGGAGAATTTACTTCACGGTTGCCAATTCACTCTAATTACCTCCAGTTAGATGATGCGAATGGTTTTATTTCGTTGTTTAATTCACCGCTCGAAAAAATTTCTGAAATAAAGTTAAGCAATACCCAGCGGCGCTTTTTGTTAGATAAGATATTGGTTTTCTATACCTTACATACGGCCTCTTTTGGGGTGGTTCAATCGCATAAAATCCTCGAAACTTTATTAAGTTGA
- a CDS encoding STN and carboxypeptidase regulatory-like domain-containing protein, which translates to MRALKITAFFLLIFCSLVKAQSTLSRNISLNIERQKLSAVLAAIEEKGGFRFSYNSNILPVDSLVSIHENNLNIAEALDKLLSHRFEYRQSGNFVIIRYAPLELVLLVNESVGNPELYTISGQVVDKRTNKPIQDASIYEKNLLVSEISDGNGYFSMRLKNITQPISLTVSKENYKSTITHFLAEVNISNKKESPAERFISENLDDVENTWLGNALITAQQKIQSINIGGFISKAPFQFSLIPKLNSHGSLSGQVVNKFSLNVIGAYSAGVDGAEIGFGFNIDKSDVQYFQFAGGFNLVGGNVRGIQIAGFFNHVNGSVNAMQVALAHNHVSKDFEGLQIGGIYNNVKNNLKGAQFSAGLNTIGGTLKGWQTGAFNLVGQDTKGVQIGVGGNIVSGRTSGIQIGGIANINKESSGINLAALTNFTGKMASGLQIGAINYANNLKGVQLGILNVSNKNDGYSIGLINVALKGYHKFSFGTNESTNYNVAYKGGSKRLYNMLMFGTNKKSADKIYTGGLGFGKEMKLFRSVSLNPEISSQYVYQGSWDYLNLLNKFELPVNIRLNKWLAIQGGPSVNVYYTMQNTKIGEFGLLQEKHRDFTFKDSRYTGWIGWNVGIVIL; encoded by the coding sequence ATGCGTGCGCTCAAAATTACTGCTTTTTTCCTCCTCATTTTCTGTTCTCTGGTAAAAGCACAATCTACTTTATCAAGAAATATTTCCCTCAATATAGAGCGGCAGAAATTAAGTGCTGTTTTAGCTGCCATTGAAGAGAAAGGTGGTTTCAGGTTTTCTTATAACAGCAATATATTGCCGGTTGATAGTTTGGTGAGTATTCACGAAAATAACCTGAACATTGCTGAGGCACTGGATAAATTATTGAGTCATCGGTTCGAATACCGCCAATCGGGTAATTTTGTGATTATCAGGTATGCACCACTTGAACTGGTTTTGCTGGTCAACGAATCGGTTGGTAATCCAGAACTTTACACCATTTCAGGGCAGGTGGTGGATAAACGGACCAATAAACCGATCCAGGATGCCAGTATTTATGAGAAAAATCTGCTGGTTTCCGAAATATCCGATGGGAACGGTTATTTTTCGATGCGGTTAAAAAACATTACACAACCCATATCGCTAACCGTAAGCAAAGAAAACTACAAATCGACCATTACTCATTTTTTGGCCGAGGTAAACATTAGCAATAAAAAGGAAAGCCCTGCTGAGCGATTTATCAGTGAAAATTTGGACGATGTAGAAAATACATGGCTGGGCAATGCCTTGATTACAGCCCAACAAAAAATCCAATCGATTAATATCGGTGGTTTTATTTCTAAAGCTCCATTTCAGTTTTCACTAATCCCAAAGCTAAACTCTCATGGTTCACTAAGCGGGCAGGTGGTGAACAAATTTTCGCTTAATGTAATCGGCGCTTATAGTGCTGGTGTAGATGGTGCGGAAATTGGTTTTGGCTTCAATATCGATAAAAGTGACGTCCAGTATTTTCAGTTTGCAGGTGGTTTTAATTTAGTAGGAGGAAATGTTCGTGGAATTCAAATTGCAGGTTTCTTTAATCATGTAAACGGCAGTGTAAATGCTATGCAGGTTGCGTTAGCTCATAACCATGTTAGTAAAGATTTTGAGGGCTTGCAAATTGGAGGCATATATAATAACGTTAAAAATAATTTAAAGGGAGCACAATTTTCTGCTGGCCTTAATACAATAGGAGGAACCTTGAAAGGCTGGCAAACAGGGGCATTTAATTTGGTTGGTCAGGATACAAAAGGAGTTCAGATCGGAGTTGGTGGCAATATAGTAAGTGGTAGAACAAGTGGAATTCAGATTGGTGGTATTGCCAATATCAACAAAGAGAGCAGCGGGATAAATCTTGCAGCGCTAACAAATTTTACCGGAAAAATGGCTAGCGGATTGCAAATTGGTGCAATTAATTATGCGAATAATTTGAAAGGTGTTCAATTAGGAATATTAAATGTTTCGAATAAAAATGATGGTTATTCCATCGGTTTGATAAATGTAGCTTTAAAAGGCTATCATAAATTTAGCTTTGGTACAAATGAAAGCACTAATTATAATGTGGCTTATAAAGGTGGAAGCAAACGTTTATATAATATGCTGATGTTCGGTACAAACAAAAAATCAGCAGATAAAATTTATACTGGCGGACTGGGCTTTGGAAAGGAAATGAAACTATTCCGTAGTGTTTCATTAAACCCTGAAATCAGCAGTCAATATGTATATCAGGGTAGTTGGGATTACCTGAACCTGTTAAATAAATTTGAACTTCCGGTCAACATCAGGTTAAATAAATGGCTGGCTATTCAGGGTGGTCCATCGGTTAATGTGTATTACACCATGCAAAACACTAAAATCGGAGAATTTGGCCTTTTACAGGAAAAACATCGGGATTTTACCTTTAAGGATTCGAGATATACTGGTTGGATAGGTTGGAATGTTGGAATTGTGATTTTATAA
- a CDS encoding PadR family transcriptional regulator, with protein MIAENTQTQMRKGILEYCVLSIISRGEIYASDIIAELRSAKLLVVEGTLYPLLTRLKNNGLLSYNWVESTSGPPRKYYTLTEDGRGILSQLDQTWQELAYAVGISQKGANS; from the coding sequence ATGATAGCAGAAAATACGCAAACGCAAATGCGGAAGGGAATTCTGGAATACTGTGTTTTATCAATCATCTCACGGGGCGAAATTTATGCTTCGGATATTATTGCTGAATTAAGGTCGGCAAAGCTGTTGGTGGTTGAGGGCACATTATATCCATTATTAACCAGGCTTAAAAACAACGGTTTGTTAAGCTACAACTGGGTAGAATCTACCTCAGGCCCACCGCGTAAATATTATACCTTAACCGAAGATGGTCGGGGCATTTTATCACAATTAGATCAAACCTGGCAGGAGCTGGCTTATGCTGTAGGTATTTCACAAAAAGGAGCCAATTCATAA
- a CDS encoding class I SAM-dependent methyltransferase, with the protein MNNNYDKIANHYDTLSRLVFFKSQVNAQINQLQHLPKDSSVLIVGGGTGWILEEIAKIYPSGLKIVYVEISAKMIAISQKRNCKNNQIKFVHLGIEDFVVDIVFDVILTPFLFDNFAAQRAAKVFDQLNAYLKKDGLWFLVDFSLNKNNGNWWKWLLLKSMYSFFKLLGIVEANHLIDMNPYFLNAGYKILELRSYYGNFIKAVIFKKIK; encoded by the coding sequence ATGAACAACAACTACGATAAAATAGCCAATCATTACGATACTTTAAGTCGTTTGGTGTTTTTTAAATCGCAGGTTAATGCACAGATCAATCAACTTCAGCATCTTCCAAAAGATAGCTCAGTTTTAATTGTGGGGGGTGGAACAGGATGGATTTTGGAGGAAATTGCCAAAATATATCCAAGTGGCTTAAAGATTGTTTATGTAGAAATATCCGCTAAAATGATAGCAATTTCTCAAAAAAGGAACTGTAAAAATAACCAGATCAAATTTGTACATCTCGGCATCGAGGATTTTGTGGTAGATATCGTATTTGATGTAATTTTAACACCATTTCTTTTCGATAATTTCGCAGCGCAACGGGCCGCAAAAGTATTTGATCAGTTAAATGCATATTTGAAAAAAGATGGTCTGTGGTTTTTGGTCGATTTTTCGCTCAACAAAAATAATGGGAACTGGTGGAAATGGCTCTTGCTCAAATCGATGTACAGCTTTTTTAAATTATTGGGAATTGTAGAGGCAAATCACCTGATCGACATGAATCCTTACTTTCTGAATGCAGGTTATAAAATCTTAGAACTACGCTCATATTATGGTAACTTCATTAAAGCGGTTATTTTCAAAAAAATAAAATGA
- a CDS encoding FecR domain-containing protein yields MDKNYTNINDDLLAKYLLGEATVPESEQVEAWAASNPDHHKQLEDFRMILEKSKLQIDHSINEHQALERLNIRLQREKKSINYAFLLRWAAIIAIIFSAGLFCYNNLVGNKLSVNSGLNTLTQVLPDGSTAILNKQSSISFVGGFFNKTRAVKLKGEAFFKVSADKSKPFIISINNVQVTVVGTAFNVKGDEKGTIVIVESGIVKVNNQKDSVRLTAGEKVEVFQNQVHLTKGENQGKLYNYYYTNELICDATPLSELVTVLNEKFKSNIVIVNPSLKTLPISTTFKNESLKEILNVIAETFKIKVEYGQNVIKLK; encoded by the coding sequence ATGGATAAAAACTATACAAATATTAACGATGATTTGCTGGCAAAATACCTGCTTGGAGAGGCTACTGTGCCCGAAAGTGAGCAGGTTGAAGCGTGGGCAGCATCAAATCCGGATCACCATAAGCAGCTGGAGGACTTCAGGATGATTCTGGAGAAAAGCAAACTTCAGATTGACCATTCTATAAACGAACATCAGGCTTTGGAAAGGTTAAACATCCGTTTGCAGCGCGAGAAAAAATCAATTAATTATGCATTCCTTTTACGTTGGGCGGCGATAATTGCCATTATTTTTAGTGCAGGTTTATTTTGTTATAATAATCTAGTTGGTAACAAATTAAGCGTAAACAGTGGCTTAAATACATTAACGCAGGTTTTGCCTGATGGTTCTACTGCCATATTAAACAAACAGTCTTCCATATCCTTTGTCGGTGGTTTTTTTAATAAAACCCGCGCTGTAAAATTAAAAGGAGAAGCATTTTTTAAAGTGAGTGCCGATAAATCGAAACCTTTTATCATCAGCATTAACAATGTTCAGGTAACTGTTGTAGGAACGGCGTTTAATGTAAAAGGTGATGAAAAAGGAACCATCGTAATTGTAGAAAGCGGTATTGTTAAGGTGAATAACCAGAAAGACAGTGTGCGTTTAACTGCCGGGGAAAAAGTAGAGGTATTTCAAAATCAGGTGCATTTAACCAAAGGTGAAAATCAGGGCAAACTGTACAATTACTATTATACCAACGAACTGATTTGTGATGCCACACCACTTAGCGAACTGGTTACGGTACTCAATGAAAAATTTAAAAGTAATATTGTAATCGTGAACCCATCTTTAAAGACACTCCCGATCAGTACGACTTTTAAAAACGAATCGCTTAAAGAAATCCTGAATGTAATTGCCGAAACTTTTAAAATAAAGGTAGAATATGGGCAGAATGTGATTAAACTCAAATAA
- a CDS encoding DUF3472 domain-containing protein, whose product MKKSIKSISGLAILGFVLFTSSCKKQENLTGADAASADQSKKLGLANAQSLGGTSLTVSMGGNAFVTTLASGGAETVTSTKLANWTNANSIFSSYFRIGNTGALTVAVKASVPSGTSVLKITINGTPFNVTATGTANTTYTVGTVNITTPGYVTVQFQGVSKTGSYFADVSDLVISGPAVASNVYYANDPANYYWSRRGPSVHLGFSAPANTEWFYNEVTVPTGQDKIGSYFMANGFDGGYFGMQVNSATERRILFSVWNPTGGTTTWTRKGTNVVATNFTGEGEGGQSYLIYNWVAGNTYKFLTQGKPDGAGNTVYSSWFYAPELGTWTFMASWKKPNTNSYLTGLYSFLENFNDKNGYLGRKAEYNNQWVRNAAGTWSEITSANFTVDATGNNQQRMDFAGGVSGGKFYLQNGGFFANYVTPNQSFTRTATGTAPTVNLTTLP is encoded by the coding sequence ATGAAAAAATCTATCAAATCAATTTCGGGCCTGGCGATACTAGGTTTCGTGCTATTTACCAGTTCCTGTAAAAAGCAGGAAAACTTGACGGGTGCAGATGCTGCATCCGCAGATCAGAGTAAGAAACTAGGACTTGCAAATGCCCAATCGCTAGGCGGTACATCATTAACCGTTTCGATGGGCGGAAATGCTTTTGTAACTACTTTAGCATCAGGCGGGGCTGAAACGGTAACTTCGACAAAGTTGGCAAACTGGACCAATGCCAATAGTATTTTCAGCTCTTATTTCAGGATTGGAAATACTGGAGCACTAACTGTAGCGGTAAAAGCATCGGTGCCCAGTGGTACAAGTGTTTTAAAAATTACCATAAACGGTACCCCATTTAACGTAACCGCAACAGGTACGGCAAATACCACTTACACGGTAGGCACGGTAAATATCACCACACCTGGTTATGTAACCGTCCAATTTCAGGGCGTAAGCAAAACCGGATCTTATTTTGCAGATGTTTCTGATCTTGTGATCAGCGGGCCTGCAGTGGCATCAAATGTATATTATGCCAACGATCCTGCCAATTATTACTGGTCGAGGAGAGGACCCTCAGTTCATTTAGGCTTTTCGGCACCAGCAAACACCGAATGGTTTTATAACGAAGTTACCGTTCCGACGGGACAAGATAAGATTGGGAGTTATTTTATGGCCAATGGTTTTGATGGCGGCTATTTCGGGATGCAGGTTAATTCGGCAACAGAGCGCAGAATACTCTTCTCGGTTTGGAATCCAACAGGTGGCACCACAACCTGGACGAGAAAGGGAACCAATGTTGTAGCGACTAATTTTACCGGCGAAGGCGAAGGTGGGCAATCTTACCTCATTTACAATTGGGTTGCCGGAAATACCTATAAGTTTTTAACACAAGGTAAACCCGATGGAGCAGGCAATACCGTTTATTCATCGTGGTTTTATGCACCAGAATTAGGAACATGGACATTTATGGCTTCGTGGAAAAAACCGAATACTAACAGCTATTTAACCGGGTTATACTCTTTCCTAGAAAACTTTAATGATAAAAATGGTTATTTGGGCAGAAAGGCCGAATATAATAACCAATGGGTACGTAACGCGGCAGGTACATGGAGCGAAATTACTTCCGCCAATTTCACTGTAGATGCTACAGGCAATAATCAACAAAGAATGGATTTTGCAGGAGGTGTTTCCGGAGGTAAATTTTATCTTCAGAATGGTGGATTTTTTGCCAACTATGTTACCCCGAACCAATCGTTTACCAGAACAGCTACGGGTACCGCACCAACAGTTAATTTAACCACGCTTCCATAG
- a CDS encoding efflux RND transporter permease subunit — translation MWVKLSRFILQNRIAIIVFFVLGTVFMAYQAKNVKLSYTGSKILPVTDSAFVKYNAFKKTFGEDGSVMVVGIQSPDIFKKEVYNQWVQLSNEIQKLKGIKQVLSSGRIFQLEKDTVNQKFVLKPLPGGLVKTDSEMDSIKKAIYGNPFFEGLVYNRQNATLMAITFDTRILNTAERNPILKEIEAKAKAFQASTKIQVHISGLPYIRTAVSKLVSNEFVLFLGLSILVSALILLFFFKKFYAVFFPILVVIMGVIWSIGTLVLFGFELTILTGLIPPLIVIIGIPNSILLLNKYQNELRKHGDKQKALSITIERIAITTLIANITAAIGFGVLYFTGSELLMQFGSVASINVMVTWLMCLCLIPIIFSYLPAPKLKPQTHIDEGFLHKLLVKTDTLVQHKSGLIYIGTIIISIIAFIGVMKINVNGYVVDDLPKNSEILTDLKFFEKNFEGILPLEVSVDTKKKNGVFNLTNLKRMEKLEKMISAYPEFSRSISVNMGLKYATQAFYNNDSTFFRLPDNLEKNFILAYIANGGKGNASLLTNFISKGNQSTRISFQMADVGSKRLDAIMAELKPRIDSILPPSKFDVELTGSSIIFSKGTDYMLRHLVESIALAIVLISLLRLAQFKSLGIMFISLLPNIVPLIITAGIMGYFGISLKPSTILIFTIAFGLASDQTIYFLTRYQQELNLTNFSVPKVITDTITETGVSMTHIALILFFGFGIFTASTFGGTVVLGLLLSITLLVALIFNLTLLPALVLWLDKKKVRKVISDEESAKNAGEFDH, via the coding sequence ATGTGGGTTAAGCTATCGAGATTTATTCTTCAGAACCGTATCGCAATCATCGTATTTTTCGTTTTAGGAACCGTTTTTATGGCTTATCAGGCCAAAAATGTAAAACTCTCCTACACAGGAAGCAAAATCCTGCCCGTTACCGATAGCGCATTTGTTAAATACAATGCTTTTAAAAAGACTTTTGGTGAAGATGGAAGTGTAATGGTGGTGGGGATACAATCGCCCGATATTTTTAAAAAGGAAGTGTACAACCAATGGGTACAACTTTCTAACGAAATCCAGAAATTAAAAGGCATTAAACAAGTATTATCTTCAGGACGCATTTTTCAACTTGAAAAAGATACCGTCAACCAAAAATTTGTTTTAAAACCGCTTCCTGGTGGTCTGGTTAAAACCGATAGTGAAATGGATTCAATTAAAAAAGCCATTTATGGTAATCCCTTTTTCGAAGGATTGGTTTATAACCGCCAGAATGCCACGCTAATGGCCATTACTTTCGATACCAGAATCTTAAATACCGCCGAACGCAATCCTATTTTAAAAGAAATCGAAGCCAAAGCAAAAGCTTTTCAGGCTTCGACTAAAATTCAGGTACATATTTCCGGTTTGCCTTATATCCGTACAGCAGTAAGTAAATTGGTAAGTAACGAATTCGTATTGTTCCTGGGTTTATCAATCCTGGTTTCAGCCTTAATCTTATTGTTTTTCTTCAAAAAATTCTATGCCGTATTCTTCCCTATTTTAGTGGTGATAATGGGTGTAATCTGGAGTATTGGTACTTTGGTATTGTTCGGCTTCGAACTAACTATTTTAACAGGATTGATTCCACCACTAATTGTGATTATCGGTATTCCGAACAGTATTTTATTACTGAACAAATACCAGAATGAGCTGCGCAAACATGGTGATAAACAAAAGGCGCTAAGTATTACGATTGAAAGAATTGCTATTACTACTTTAATTGCAAATATTACCGCAGCCATTGGTTTTGGGGTACTTTATTTTACCGGAAGTGAGCTGCTCATGCAGTTTGGCAGTGTGGCCTCTATCAATGTGATGGTTACCTGGCTGATGTGTTTATGTTTAATACCGATTATTTTCAGCTACTTACCGGCACCAAAACTTAAACCACAAACTCATATTGATGAAGGTTTTCTGCATAAATTATTGGTTAAAACCGATACCCTTGTTCAGCACAAAAGTGGCTTGATTTATATCGGGACAATCATTATATCGATTATTGCTTTTATCGGGGTAATGAAAATCAACGTTAATGGATATGTGGTTGATGATCTTCCAAAAAATTCCGAAATTTTAACTGATCTTAAATTTTTTGAGAAAAATTTTGAGGGCATTTTACCTTTAGAGGTAAGTGTAGATACGAAGAAAAAGAATGGCGTTTTCAATTTAACCAACCTGAAAAGAATGGAAAAACTGGAGAAAATGATTTCGGCTTATCCGGAGTTTTCGCGTTCTATTTCGGTAAATATGGGATTGAAATATGCTACACAGGCCTTCTACAATAATGATTCAACTTTTTTCCGTCTGCCGGATAACTTAGAAAAGAATTTTATTTTAGCTTACATCGCCAATGGCGGAAAAGGAAACGCAAGTTTGTTGACGAACTTTATCAGCAAAGGGAACCAGAGTACAAGGATCAGCTTCCAAATGGCCGATGTGGGTTCGAAACGTTTGGATGCGATTATGGCGGAGCTAAAACCAAGGATCGATAGCATTTTGCCTCCATCTAAATTTGATGTAGAATTGACCGGATCGAGCATTATCTTTTCGAAAGGAACAGATTATATGTTAAGGCATTTGGTAGAGAGTATTGCGCTTGCCATTGTATTAATATCGCTTTTAAGGCTGGCGCAGTTTAAGAGTTTGGGTATTATGTTTATTTCACTATTGCCAAACATTGTTCCTTTAATTATTACCGCAGGAATTATGGGCTATTTTGGAATTTCGTTAAAACCCTCTACCATTTTAATTTTCACCATTGCCTTTGGCCTGGCATCCGATCAGACAATTTATTTCCTTACACGTTATCAGCAGGAATTAAACCTGACAAATTTCAGTGTACCCAAAGTAATTACGGATACGATTACCGAAACCGGTGTAAGTATGACGCACATTGCCCTGATCTTATTCTTTGGCTTCGGAATTTTTACGGCCTCTACCTTCGGTGGAACAGTGGTGTTGGGATTGCTTCTTTCTATAACGCTATTGGTTGCTTTAATTTTCAATTTAACTTTATTGCCTGCACTGGTATTGTGGTTAGATAAAAAGAAAGTAAGAAAAGTAATTTCTGATGAAGAATCAGCGAAAAATGCTGGTGAGTTTGACCACTAA
- a CDS encoding VOC family protein: protein MEDSKNSTSATDTTPKVTGIGGIFFFSDHPKETKDWYAKNLGIEINAWGSVSFDSRNINNPEEVESLQWSPFKKGDEYFSPSKKEFMINYRVQNLEALLEKLKENGVTILDEIATYDFGKFIHIMDAEGNKIELWEPK from the coding sequence ATGGAAGATTCAAAAAACTCGACTTCAGCTACCGATACCACTCCAAAGGTGACAGGAATTGGTGGTATTTTCTTTTTCTCAGATCATCCGAAGGAAACAAAAGATTGGTATGCTAAAAATTTAGGAATCGAAATCAATGCATGGGGTTCCGTGAGTTTTGATTCCCGGAATATCAACAATCCCGAGGAAGTAGAGTCACTTCAATGGAGTCCATTTAAAAAAGGGGATGAATATTTTTCGCCTTCAAAAAAGGAATTTATGATTAATTACCGGGTACAAAACCTTGAAGCGTTATTGGAAAAACTCAAAGAAAACGGCGTAACCATACTCGATGAAATTGCCACTTATGATTTTGGAAAATTTATCCATATTATGGATGCTGAAGGTAATAAGATTGAGTTGTGGGAGCCTAAATAA
- a CDS encoding NAD(P)/FAD-dependent oxidoreductase: MLIFVAKDKDMDFDVIIIGGSYAGLSAALTLGRSTRNVLVIDAGKPCNRQTPHSHNFLTHDGDRPAEISKAAKAEVIKYPTVKFLNVKADSAEQIEGGFSVRLEDGQYFTSRKILLATGLKDTLPDIKGLAACWAISAIHCPYCHGYEVKNEKIALLMNGDHAFEMAKNLHLWNKDLTILTNGKSEFTAEQGEKLKSKSITVLEEEIIELEHQNGELENIVFKNGEKVAFKAIYVKPEIEQQVNFNEQLGFELTDLKTIKVNEQQQTTAKGVYAAGDCATLFRSLPIVTAAGTMAAVMINKELISEDF; the protein is encoded by the coding sequence ATGCTGATCTTTGTAGCAAAAGATAAGGATATGGATTTTGATGTAATTATAATTGGAGGCAGCTATGCTGGTTTATCTGCCGCATTAACTTTGGGCCGTTCAACCCGGAATGTTCTGGTAATCGATGCTGGCAAACCCTGTAACAGGCAAACCCCTCATTCGCATAATTTTTTAACACATGATGGGGATCGGCCAGCCGAAATTTCCAAAGCAGCAAAAGCTGAAGTGATAAAATATCCAACAGTTAAATTTTTAAATGTAAAAGCCGATTCGGCCGAACAAATTGAAGGTGGTTTTAGTGTTAGACTGGAAGATGGACAATATTTTACTTCGCGCAAAATATTATTAGCCACTGGTTTAAAAGATACCCTGCCCGATATTAAAGGATTGGCCGCATGTTGGGCCATTTCTGCCATACATTGTCCTTATTGCCATGGTTATGAAGTGAAAAATGAAAAAATAGCTTTGCTAATGAACGGTGATCATGCCTTTGAGATGGCTAAGAACCTTCACCTTTGGAATAAGGATTTAACCATTTTAACCAATGGAAAATCAGAATTTACGGCTGAGCAGGGTGAAAAACTAAAATCTAAATCGATTACTGTTTTAGAAGAGGAGATTATTGAACTGGAACACCAAAACGGTGAGCTCGAAAACATTGTTTTTAAAAATGGAGAAAAGGTGGCCTTTAAAGCAATTTACGTTAAACCTGAAATAGAACAGCAGGTAAATTTTAATGAACAACTCGGATTCGAATTAACAGACCTGAAAACAATAAAAGTGAATGAGCAGCAGCAAACTACTGCTAAGGGCGTTTATGCCGCAGGAGATTGTGCAACCTTGTTCAGGTCGTTGCCGATCGTTACAGCCGCTGGAACTATGGCTGCAGTGATGATTAATAAAGAGTTGATTTCTGAAGATTTTTGA